In Helianthus annuus cultivar XRQ/B chromosome 9, HanXRQr2.0-SUNRISE, whole genome shotgun sequence, the following are encoded in one genomic region:
- the LOC110876963 gene encoding uncharacterized protein LOC110876963, whose product MEQNVPEVAKKVWSMVRAILYMIKKNISKRKLLLDLNMMMKRSKIARKALKNRMHHHHSPNFPEHYEFSCSNTPVYPLSLFTTHKKHYKQHKKTTHNKSTIVNNEHDHIFVDPAVIKALEMMLASAAASPVVPGLGKSPMVRQLRVTDSPFPLSNGEEDSYVDEAAEKFIMKFYNELRRQS is encoded by the coding sequence ATGGAACAAAATGTACCAGAGGTTGCAAAGAAAGTATGGAGCATGGTACGTGCAATCCTCTACATGATCAAGAAAAACATATCCAAAAGAAAACTACTGCTCGATCTCAACATGATGATGAAACGCAGCAAGATCGCCAGAAAAGCCTTAAAAAACCGAATGCACCATCACCACTCTCCCAATTTCCCCGAACACTACGAGTTCAGCTGCAGCAACACCCCCGTCTACCCGCTATCTCTCTTCACCACCCACAAAAAACACTATAAACAACACAAAAAGACCACACACAACAAGTCCACCATAGTTAACAACGAGCATGATCATATATTCGTTGACCCTGCAGTGATAAAGGCACTCGAGATGATGTTGGCTAGCGCTGCTGCGTCTCCGGTGGTTCCCGGGTTAGGGAAAAGTCCAATGGTTAGACAGTTAAGGGTGACGGACTCGCCGTTTCCGTTAAGTAACGGGGAGGAGGATAGCTACGTAGATGAGGCTGCTGAGAAGTTTATAATGAAGTTTTATAACGAACTGAGAAGGCAAAGTTAA
- the LOC110880164 gene encoding uncharacterized protein LOC110880164, whose amino-acid sequence MEQNLPVVAKKVWSMVRAMLYMIKKNISKRKLLLDLNLMMKRSKITRKVFKNLMHHHNHWSASAFNRGSHHSPNFTFPPPPTEEYEFSCSNTPVYPLSRFTTNKKHHKYKKNSQKIKSTIINDEHDQIFVDPALIKALEMLTSAAASPVVPGFGISPMVRQLRVTDSPFPLSNGEEDSYVDEAAEKFIMKFYSDLRRQS is encoded by the coding sequence atggaacaAAATCTACCAGTAGTTGCAAAGAAAGTATGGAGCATGGTACGAGCCATGCTCTACATGATCAAGAAAAACATATCCAAAAGAAAATTACTGCTTGATCTCAACTTGATGATGAAGCGCAGCAAGATCACCAGAAAGGTCTTTAAAAACCTAAtgcaccaccacaaccactggTCGGCTTCCGCCTTTAACCGCGGCTCACACCACTCTCCCAACTTCACCTTCCCACCTCCACCAACCGAAGAATACGAATTCAGCTGCAGTAATACACCGGTGTACCCACTCTCTCGCTTCACCACCAACAAAAAACACCATAAATACAAAAAGAACTCACAAAAGATCAAGTCCACCATAATTAATGACGAGCATGATCAGATATTCGTTGACCCTGCACTGATAAAGGCCCTAGAGATGTTGACCAGCGCTGCTGCGTCCCCGGTGGTTCCCGGGTTTGGGATAAGTCCGATGGTTAGGCAGTTAAGGGTGACGGACTCGCCGTTTCCGTTAAGTAACGGAGAGGAGGATAGCTATGTGGATGAGGCTGCTGAGAAGTTTATCATGAAGTTTTATAGTGATTTGAGAAGGCAAAGTTAA
- the LOC110875124 gene encoding uncharacterized protein LOC110875124 produces MEQNLPALVKKVWNLVRVVYFMLRKSISKRKILMDLNMMIKRGKIAGKALQNLMFNHHHHHHHNWAALTTNRRPHHLSSPSPPPSECEFSCTTSPVNTNYTLSPFSKKPVEHAVLKAMEMVNHSETASPALPGFGRSPVVRQLRVTDSPFPLGSVDEDNHVDEAAEKFISQFYNDLRRQNTKASFSSP; encoded by the coding sequence ATGGAACAAAATCTACCAGCTTTAGTGAAAAAAGTGTGGAACTTGGTGCGTGTGGTTTACTTCATGCTAAGAAAAAGCATCTCCAAGAGAAAAATATTGATGGACCTCAACATGATGATTAAACGTGGCAAGATCGCCGGTAAGGCGTTGCAAAATCTTAtgttcaaccaccaccaccaccaccaccacaactggGCCGCGTTAACAACGAACCGCCGCCCCCACCACCTCTCCTCCCCTTCCCCACCACCAAGTGAGTGCGAGTTTAGCTGCACTACTAGCCCTGTCAATACTAACTACACATTGTCTCCGTTTTCCAAGAAACCCGTGGAGCATGCAGTGCTGAAGGCCATGGAGATGGTTAATCACAGTGAGACGGCTTCACCAGCCCTGCCTGGGTTCGGGAGGAGCCCGGTGGTTAGGCAACTAAGAGTTACGGACTCTCCGTTTCCGTTGGGTAGTGTGGATGAGGACAACCATGTGGATGAGGCGGCGGAGAAGTTCATAAGCCAGTTTTACAACGACTTGCGACGACAGAATACCAAGGCGTCGTTTAGTTCGCCTTGA
- the LOC110875123 gene encoding uncharacterized protein LOC110875123 translates to MTDSNEDEMTRQEQLKTMISEEIGRAMQASTPHLAQEVESHVLEVVESMMTSKIDELKGMINAMQERKGTRKCTYKEFMACNPLPFKGEIDPIVCQRWIASTEAVFVRSHCEKEDQVMFATGLLQLRAKDWWDVYSKELGEEKVQVLTWQEFKEPFLKHHCPQSAIDKIQEDFLHLRQKDETIDEITNVFLDKLKFCNEIAGTERMKINRYYGMLKAEYREFIIPAKCETLNELIELARDREIEMRRQAERGEKRASENVSSSSPSKKPKFQDQGKKDKAKGSIPKCKTCGKLHTGECLKGKKGCYNCGQEGHPYYRCPNPSRTCYNCFQPGHIKAECPKLQQKTDKEARKEEAPRAKGRMFQITTEEAKDHPNVVSGVKEESSSQGKPQGNQDRGKSHV, encoded by the exons ATGACGGATTCGAATGAGGATGAAATGACACGACAAGAACAACTGAAAACTATGATCTCGGAAGAGATTGGAAGGGCAATGCAAGCAAGTACTCCTCACTTAGCCCAAGAAGTGGAAAGTCATGTGCTAGAAGTAGTAGAATCGATGATGACGAGTAAGATAGACGAGTTAAAGGGAATGATTAATGCAATGCAAGAGAGGAAAGGAACTCGCAAGTGCACATACAAGGAATTTATGGCGTGCAACCCGTTACCATTCAAAGGAGAAATTGATCCCATAGTATGCCAAAGGTGGATTGCAAGTACGGAAGCGGTGTTCGTAAGGAGTCATTGTGAAaaggaggatcaagtgatgttcgCCACCGGTTTGCTACAACTCCGAGCTAAGGATTGGTGGGATGTTTATAGTAAAGAGCTTGGGGAAGAAAAAGTTCAAGTCTTGACATGGCAGGAGTTCAAGGAACCTTTTCTGAAGCATCACTGTCCACAATCTGCCATCGACAAGATCCAAGAAGATTTCTTACATCTTCGTCAGAAAGATGAAACCATTGATGAAATCACCAACGTTTTCCTAGACAAGCTGAAGTTCTGTAACGAGATAGCAGGAACGGAGAGAATGAAGATAAACCGTTATTATGGTATGTTGAAGGCTGAATATCGGGAGTTCATAATTCCCGCTAAATGTGAAACTTTGAATGAGCTCATTGAGCTGGCCCGAGATAGGGAGATTGAAATGAGAAGACAGGCGGAAAGGGGCGAAAAGAGAGCATCTGAAAATGTTTCTAGCTCGAGCCCTTCAAAGAAACCAAAATTTCAAGATCAAGGCAAGAAGGATAAGGCGAAGGGTAGTATTCCAAAATGCAAAACGTGCGGAAAGTTACACACGGGGGAATGTTTGAAAGGGAAAAAGGGTTGTTACAACTGTGGTCAAGAGGGACACCCATACTATAGGTGCCCTAATCCTTCAAGAACGTGTTACAACTGTTTCCAACCGGGTCATATTAAGGCTGAGTGTCCCAAGCTTCAACAGAAAACTGATAAGGAGGCAAGAAAGGAGGAAGCCCCAAGAGCTAAGGGGAGGATGTTTCAGATCACAACCGAGGAAGCGAAGGACCACCCGAATGTTGTAtcag GCGTTAAGGAAGAAAGTTCAAGTCAAGGGAAGCCGCAAGGGAATCAAGACCGAG GTAAATCTCATGTCTAG